A single region of the Manihot esculenta cultivar AM560-2 chromosome 12, M.esculenta_v8, whole genome shotgun sequence genome encodes:
- the LOC122721357 gene encoding pentatricopeptide repeat-containing protein At5g15010, mitochondrial-like: MKNKIEQCGVKVSQELVQEVLSRVRNDWEAAFTFFLWAGRQPGYVHSVHEYNSMISILAKMRKFDTAWSLIDEMRGVKTGVSLVVPQTLLIMIRRYCAVHDVGRAINTFYAYKRFKFDVGIEEFQSLLSALCRYKNVQDAEHLMFSKKDVFPFNTKSFNIVLNGWSNVIGSPRQSDRIWREMCKRGIQYDAVSYASIISCYSKAGNLYKVLKLYNQMNEMRIEPDRKVYNAVIHALAKARHVKEAINLMKAMEDKGIAPNTVTYNSLIKPLCKARKIDEARGVFDEMLQRGHSPTIRTYHAFFRILRTGEEVFALLEKMRKMGCQPITDTYIMLIRKFCRWRQFDDVFKLWNEMSENGISPDRSSYIVLIHGLFLNGKLEAAYKYYTDMKQTQLLPDPKIDEMLSTWLSNKQMAECRMTKSKGDQSNFSQ, from the coding sequence TGAAGAACAAGATTGAGCAATGTGGCGTTAAGGTCTCACAGGAGTTGGTCCAGGAGGTACTGTCTAGAGTAAGAAATGACTGGGAGGCAGCATTTACTTTCTTTCTGTGGGCTGGAAGGCAGCCAGGTTATGTCCATTCTGTGCATGAATATAATTCTATGATTTCTATTCTTGCTAAAATGAGAAAGTTCGATACAGCATGGTCATTGATCGATGAGATGAGAGGGGTTAAGACCGGTGTTTCTCTTGTTGTACCACAGACATTGCTTATTATGATTAGAAGATATTGTGCAGTGCATGATGTTGGTCGGGCTATAAACACTTTTTATGCATATAAGCGGTTTAAATTTGATGTGGGGATTGAGGAGTTTCAAAGTCTTTTATCTGCTCTTTGTCGCTATAAGAATGTGCAGGATGCTGAACACTTGATGTTTTCAAAGAAAGATGTTTTTCCATTTAATACAAAGAGTTTTAATATTGTGCTTAATGGTTGGTCTAATGTGATTGGTAGTCCTCGTCAATCAGACAGAATATGGAGGGAAATGTGCAAGAGGGGTATTCAATATGATGCTGTGTCATATGCTAGTATCATATCTTGCTACTCAAAGGCAGGTAATCTTTATAAGGTGCTCAAGCTGTACAACCAGATGAATGAAATGAGGATTGAACCAGATAGGAAGGTCTACAATGCTGTCATTCATGCTCTCGCAAAAGCTAGACATGTGAAGGAAGCTATCAATCTCATGAAAGCAATGGAAGATAAAGGTATTGCTCCTAATACTGTCACTTACAATTCACTGATCAAACCTTTATGCAAGGCAAGAAAAATAGATGAGGCAAGAGGGGTCTTTGATGAGATGTTACAGCGTGGTCACTCTCCGACTATACGAACTTACCATGCATTCTTCCGTATTCTAAGAACAGGGGAAGAAGTTTTTGCACTATTGGAGAAGATGAGAAAGATGGGGTGCCAGCCAATTACTGATACTTATATCATGTTGATTAGAAAATTTTGTCGATGGCGGCAGTTTGATGATGTGTTTAAGTTGTGGAATGAAATGAGTGAGAACGGGATAAGTCCTGATCGTAGCTCATATATTGTGCTCATACATGGGCTCTTCTTAAATGGAAAGTTGGAGGCAGCCTACAAATATTACACAGATATGAAGCAAACACAATTATTGCCAGACCCAAAGATAGATGAGATGCTGAGTACTTGGTTATCAAATAAGCAAATGGCTGAATGTCGGATGACAAAATCAAAAGGTGATCAGTCGAATTTTAGTCAATAA